TCGCCGTACGAGCCGGGCAGCTCTACCGGTTCGTCTGCACGGCCACCATGCTGTCGGGGTTCCGGGTCCAGTTGCTCGACGCGACGTCGCTGGAGCCCAGGGGTGAGGCCCTGACCTCCAATGAGACGAAGCAGGCTGACTTCTTCTGGACGGCGGACGCGGAGTACACCTTCGAGGGTTTACTGGAGACCCCCGACGACGTGGACGCCTGGCGGATCTCCATTCCCAGGGACGAAAGCGGCTCCAGCAGCCCCTACTACTGCGCGACCACGGTGATGGATTCCCAGGGCCAGGTGCTGGAGACAGACCTGCCAGGCGACAGGAATGGCGTCATCTACAGGCGAACATTGGCGGCGGGCAGGGCCGGTTCACGTTCGCGGCGCGGGATGGCGATCAGGTGGTGAGCACGCTGGGCATCGCGCCGGATGATGTGCCGGAGGCGGGATTCGAGCGTGAAGTGTCAGGGCGTCCGGAACGCGCTTTCGCCATCGGGGCGGTAGATGTTCAAGGCTCCTCCCCCGCTTCCTCCCTGAAGAGCAGCCTGCGTCCTCTGCGCATCTCGGAAGATGAGTTCAGAGAGACGGGCGTCATCGTGTTCTGTGTACCTGAGTTGTATCCGCGGTGCGTCGCTCCCTCTGATGACCAAGCCCTGGGAGTCTGTATCAAGATACAAGGCAAGTCCTGGATGCCCCTCGGATTCGTAGAGGACCAGGCCATTGTCTCGGCCAGAAGCCCCCAGCAAAATCCGAGCCTTGCCTGATTCATCGTGGAGCGTGAGGGACGCGCTCTGGTGCGCAGGTGGCGCGCCGGGTGGGGTTGCCACGGCGAGTGAGGCCCAGCGTTGCCCTTGCGGATGATAGAACACCAAAGAGGGTTCTTGCGCACCTGGCATGAGCCCCAACTCCCCCCGTACCCGCCCTTGCTCATCCTGGATGATCAGACGCGACACCCGGAGTTCGCTTGGCTTTTCGCCATGTGCGCCCGACGAACTTTTCCACCGGAGCCACTCACCCGCCAGCAGCAGGGCAAGTGAACTGATCAGCAAGATGCTCAGCCCGCGAACCTGCCGGCGGAGCCGTTGTTGCTCGGCCTCCATGCGCCTTAGCGCGGTATGGGTGTCGCCCGTATCCATCCCATCATCCTATTTGAGCTTGAGCGTCGATGCACGCTGCTCGGCGGCCTGGAAGGCTTCTTCGGCGGCCTTCAGTCTTTTCAATGCCTGACGCACAACTGTCTTGCCAAGATCTACATGAGGGCTCAGGTGTTCACCCGGGCAGACCTTCGGCTTGCCATCCCGCTTGACCTCAGAATGCTTCAAGATGGATTCAGGGGGGATGTTGTACTTCCATGCAAGATGATTGAGGAGTAGCTGCAGGCTGGCGAGTTGTGCCTGCGTGGGTTTGTCTGGCGACCATCCATTCTCCATCCTGCTCTCGAAGTCGCCAGTCAGAACAATGCCAATGGCTCCATGGTCAGGATCCTTGGCGATGTCTTTGTTGTTCTTGAACTCTCCTGCATGGGCGCCCACGATATTGATCCTGCGGCCCTCGTAAATCTCACCGTTCTTGGTGATGACAAAGTGATAGGGCATATCCGCATAGCCCGCTTTTCGCTCTTTGTTCTCCAGTTCCTTGACGGTCTGCCCCAGGGGGTCAGCGGTATGGTGGACGATAATACGGGTGAGCGGCAGGCGGGTGTTTGAGGGATATTCGTCCCAACCCTTGCTTTTGTCCGGTGGAAGGGCTCGCCAGGCTTCACGAGAAGTCACTTTCACCTGGAACTTTGCCTGCTCTGATTCGAGGGCACTCTGCGCGGACCACAGCTGTGTGCCCGCCATTGAGGCGGCAAAGTTCAAGCGTGCGATGGCGTCGGTGACACGTTGATAGGGGCTCGGTTTGGAGGAAAGCGCGCCCAGGGTGAGGTGCGCGAGTTCACTCGCGCTGCGTGACTTCAATAAATCAAGCATCTCGGTTTTTTGAAGAGTGCTGAGGTGCCGCGCTGCCACTGGCCAATCCTTGGTGGCCAGGGCCTCTTCGAATCCAGGAACACTGGGCGAAACATGCTCGACCAACTCCTGCGAGATATATCCGTCGTAGGCTTTACCACCCAGCACGGCCTGGACATGCAGGTTCGCTCCGTCCTTGCCAATCACTGTTACGCGGGTGCCCTTGGGTAGGTCGATGACGACATCGTGAATTTGACCTTGGGGATTCCTATGCGGCCTCTTGTGAATCCGTGCGCTAGAGGGACGGATCCTGCCGATCCAACGAAGCTGGCGCTGGGGAGGGGCTGGGGTCGACAAGGACTTGCTTGATTCCTGAGGCATGGTGCTCCCCTGGAGCAATGGTCACGACCCAAGCGGCGGTGACAGTCAGTGCGCGGCGAGGGCAGAAAATAGCACGAGGGTCACTGAGTGCGTGCCAGGGGGCGGGAGACGAAGCCGCGACCTGGGTGGTGGGAAACCCCAAGCAAGACGCGCAGTTGTCCGCCATTGCGCACATGCTGCTAACGGAATGAGAAAAGGCCCAGCAATCCGTTGGGATTGCCGGGCCTGATGATGTGCCGAAGGCGGGATTCGAACCCGCAACCTCCGCGTTCTGAGCGCGGCGCCTCTACCAAGTTGGGCTACCCCGGCGGGGTGTGTCTTTGATTGGATTTGAAGTCGGGATGACTGGATTCGAACCAGCGACCTTGCGCGCCCGAGGCGCACGCTCTCAACCAGGCTGAGCTACATCCCGATGCTTGGAGAAACCATTTGAAGAAAGACCCGGACACGACAAGGGCCGGGTCCCCCTTCGGGAACCCGGCCCTCGTCACGCCGTCCCGGGGTCACCGGGGGCGGGTGCGAGCGTCAGGTCCCGGGCGCACTGCCACGGAAGGATGCGGTGGCCAGCTCCAGGTTCTCCAGAGAGGTCACCTTCGTGGCGGGGCGCTGCGGGTTGAGCTCATTGGGGTTCTGCATGGGGCATCCCTCCTTTCTGGGGAGTAATGACGGAGCGCTGAATTCGTTCCTGACGGGTCGGCGCAAGGTGAGGGGAAAACGCGGGGACTTCCGTTCAAGGGCAGCGGTGCATTTTCCGCCGCCTTTTCCTGGAGCCTCCCCCGTGAAGCTGTCGTCGACCCCCTTCGCCCTTGCTGTCACCAGTGTCGCCTGGTTGCTGGGGGCCACCCCCGTCCACGCGGCGCCGCCCGCTACCTCCGGCCCGCGTGAAATCGCCCGGGTCTCCGGCGCCCGTGACAATCACGTGCTCTGGCTCGAGAACGAGGATGGCGTGGTGGACATCGCCGTCATGGCCACCTATCCGCAGCGCCCTCTCGTGGCCCCCCTCTTCCTCAAGAAGCACACTCCGGCGGAGGTGTTCCTCGCCCTGGCCCCGCCGCATCAGGAACTCCCCGAGGCGCTCGCGCGCCAGTCGCTCTTCGCGGTGGACTTCTCCGCGCGCGAGCAGCTCCAGCGGGAGAACGCGGATGCGCTCGCGGCGCTGCCCACTGGCTTCGATTCCGGCGGCCAGTCCCTGACCGCGGGGTGCTCGGCGTCCTTCCGGGCGTGGGTCGCCTCCGAGTATGGCGATGCCACGTGTGGTGACCCGAACCAGGAGGTCATCAGCACCGCCCACCCGAGCGATACGTACTGCACCAGCGGGTGTGACTTCTCCCTGGGGATCCAGGATCGCGCCACGTGTGAGCCCAAGCTCCGTTCCTGCGACATCGTCAAGGGAACGGCCACGGTGGTCCGGCTCCGCACGACCGATTGGTGGAATGGCGTCAACTTCAACCACCCGGGGCACTCGGCCCACTTCGCCGTCGCCAACTGCAGTGGCAACGGGCCCGTCACCTTCAACCGTCAGCGCGGTGGATCGAGCACCGTGACCGTCCAGGTGCCGGTCAACGGCATGCTCCACTACCGGATGGGATCCTCCATCGTCCCCGCGAATGCCGCCAACTTCGTCGCCTATGGCTCGTGGAAGAAGGGCAAGACCGCGAGCGGTGACACGTATTTGAGCAACAGCATGTCTGTGGAAGCCAATGGCGGCACCGACGACCGGGTGATTGCCTGCGGAGACATCCAGACGGAGTACACCCTGCAAGATGTGTCGTCGCCCACCTGCCATGGCTCCGACATCTCGCTGTGCACGGGCGGCAACTGCACCAGCTCCTGCTTCTACTGTTCGGGCGGCAGCTGCCCCACCAACTGAGAAGCCGCTCTCAGCGGCCAGGGGGCGGCCCGCGAACCACTCACCCGCGTGTAGGATCGCGCGGATGACGGAACTCGAGACCCTGGCCGCATTCGAGCAGCACCTTCGCGAAGGCCGCGGCCTCGCCAACGTCATCCTCCAGGGGCTGGACCTGCGCGCGTGGAGCGACGCGCTGTTGAAGGCGGACCTCACCGGCACCGTCTTCCTGGGCTGTGTCCTGGAGCCCGCGACCCTGCAGCAGGTCCTCGCGCGGGGCGCCATGGTGTTCCCGCCGTTCTCCGGGCTGCCGTACTGCCCGTACCGCGGCAGCCTCTACACGCCGGAGGAGCTGTACGCGGGCTTCGATCCGACCCGCCCGGACACCTACGCGGACACGCTGGATGCGCGCATCTACGCGCACTGGAACTCGCGCGGTGGGGCCCACCCTCCCTCCATCCTGGAGACCCTGGCGCAGCGGCTTCACGACCACGCCATCAGCGACGCGCTGGAGGAGGCGCTTCTCGACCAGGGCAAGCCCCGCCGGGTGGTGGCCATCATGGGAGGCCACTCCATGCTGCGGGGCCAGGAGGCCTACCGCTCCGTGGCGGAGCTGGCCCGTTCGCTGGCGCGCCTGGGCTTCTTCCTGGTGAGCGGTGGCGGCCCGGGCGCCATGGAGGCCACGCACCTGGGCGCGTGGTTCGCGGCGCGGCCGGATGAGGACCTGGACGCGGCGCTCGCGGTGCTGGCGCGGGCTCCGTCCTACAAGGACCGGGACTGGCTCGCGCGTGCCTTCGAGGTGCGCGCCATGTGGCCCCTGCTCGACGCGAAGGCGATGGGCGACAGCCTGGGCATCCCCACCTGGCTCTATGGCCACGAGCC
The sequence above is drawn from the Corallococcus sp. NCRR genome and encodes:
- a CDS encoding peptidoglycan recognition protein family protein translates to MIGKDGANLHVQAVLGGKAYDGYISQELVEHVSPSVPGFEEALATKDWPVAARHLSTLQKTEMLDLLKSRSASELAHLTLGALSSKPSPYQRVTDAIARLNFAASMAGTQLWSAQSALESEQAKFQVKVTSREAWRALPPDKSKGWDEYPSNTRLPLTRIIVHHTADPLGQTVKELENKERKAGYADMPYHFVITKNGEIYEGRRINIVGAHAGEFKNNKDIAKDPDHGAIGIVLTGDFESRMENGWSPDKPTQAQLASLQLLLNHLAWKYNIPPESILKHSEVKRDGKPKVCPGEHLSPHVDLGKTVVRQALKRLKAAEEAFQAAEQRASTLKLK
- a CDS encoding LOG family protein, with protein sequence MTELETLAAFEQHLREGRGLANVILQGLDLRAWSDALLKADLTGTVFLGCVLEPATLQQVLARGAMVFPPFSGLPYCPYRGSLYTPEELYAGFDPTRPDTYADTLDARIYAHWNSRGGAHPPSILETLAQRLHDHAISDALEEALLDQGKPRRVVAIMGGHSMLRGQEAYRSVAELARSLARLGFFLVSGGGPGAMEATHLGAWFAARPDEDLDAALAVLARAPSYKDRDWLARAFEVRAMWPLLDAKAMGDSLGIPTWLYGHEPPNPFATRIAKYFANSVREEGLLTIARGGVVYSPGSAGTVQEIFQDACQNHYNTVGVISPMLFLGREFWTQTRPVYPLLEHLARGQEYARHLLLTDSKEDIIQALVRFDQEREALARAG